The stretch of DNA TGCAATGAAACATTAATTTGAATTTCTGTTGCAAATAAAAAGCCCCTCAGTTTTTGACTGAGGGGCTTTTGTTTTGGGCTGAACGCTTTAATCTAAATTCAGATCCGTTACTGCGCCTTTACTGGCAGAGCTCGCAAGGCGCGCATACTTCGCTAGCAAGCCGCGGGTATAGCGTGGCTTGGGTTGTACCCAAGCAGCGCGACGTTGAGCGATCTCTTCATCGCTTACATTGAGTTGAATTAGCAGCTTGTGGGCATCAATGGTTACTGAGTCACCTTCATGGATGAGGGCGATCGTACCGCCTACAAATGCCTCTGGTGCAACGTGACCAACAACCATGCCCCAAGTGCCACCAGAGAACCGACCATCGGTAATCAGGCCAACAGACTCTCCTAAGCCTTGCCCCACTAGAGCAGCCGTTGGAGCAAGCATCTCACGCATACCGGGGCCACCTTTAGGGCCTTCGTAGCGAATGACCATGACATCACCATCTTTGATTTTTTGCTCCATGATGGCAGCCATCGCATCATCCTCAGAATCAAAGACACGGGCAGGGCCGGTAATTGATGGATTTTTCAAGCCGGTGATTTTAGCTACGCAACCCTCAGGTGAAATATTGCCCTTCAAAATAGCCAAGTGACCTTGTTTATACATCGGGTTGTCTAAAGTACGAATCACCTTTTGATCGGCACGGGGGACGGAAGGAATATCTTTTAAGGTCTCTGCGATGGTTTTACCAGTAATGGTGATGCAGTCACCATGGAGTAGTCCGCCATCTAGCAATAGCTTCATGATCTGGGGAATGCCGCCCGCTTGATGTAGATCGGTAGCCAAGTAATTGCCGGAGGGTTTCATATCCGCAATGACTGGTACTCGCTGACGAATGCGCTCAAAGTCATCAATCGTCCAATCAATTTCTGCTGCACTAGTGATGGCTAAGTAATGGAGAACGGCATTGGTAGAGCCACCCACTGCCATGATTAC from Polynucleobacter sp. TUM22923 encodes:
- the ilvD gene encoding dihydroxy-acid dehydratase, with the translated sequence MKRLNERSRNVTEGVARAPNRSMYYAMGYEDKDFSKPMVGVANGHATITPCNSGLQKLADAAVSALEAAGAKAQLFGVPTVSDGIGMGTEGMKYSLVSREVIADSIETCVNGLWQDGVLVIGGCDKNMPGGMMAMARTNVPSIYVYGGTIKPGHFKGKELNIVSAFEAVGEFTSGRMTEEDLKGVEQNACPGSGSCGGMYTANTMSSSFEALGMSLPYSSTMSNVDAEKVASAHDSALVLVEAIRNNLRPRDIITKKSIENAVSVIMAVGGSTNAVLHYLAITSAAEIDWTIDDFERIRQRVPVIADMKPSGNYLATDLHQAGGIPQIMKLLLDGGLLHGDCITITGKTIAETLKDIPSVPRADQKVIRTLDNPMYKQGHLAILKGNISPEGCVAKITGLKNPSITGPARVFDSEDDAMAAIMEQKIKDGDVMVIRYEGPKGGPGMREMLAPTAALVGQGLGESVGLITDGRFSGGTWGMVVGHVAPEAFVGGTIALIHEGDSVTIDAHKLLIQLNVSDEEIAQRRAAWVQPKPRYTRGLLAKYARLASSASKGAVTDLNLD